The following coding sequences are from one Chitinimonas sp. BJYL2 window:
- the purD gene encoding phosphoribosylamine--glycine ligase: protein MNILVIGSGGREHALAWKIAQSKRVGKVFVAPGNPGTEREAGLTNVPVTAIADLVAFAKSENVALTVVGPEAPLAAGVVDAFRAEGLKIFGPTKAAAQLESSKDFAKAFMARHGIPTAQYQTFADAAQAHAYVAQRGAPIVIKADGLAAGKGVIVAMSLDEAHAAIDLMLVDNKMGDAGARVVIEDFLKGEEASFIVMVDGKNVLPFASSQDHKRLLDNDAGPNTGGMGAYSPAPVVTPEVHARAMREVILPTVAGMAKDGIPYTGFLYAGLMVDDDGSVNVVEFNCRMGDPETQPIMARLKSDMVGLVEHAVNGTLDQTEAEWDRRVALGVVLAAAGYPDAPRKGDVIHGLPAQHADDALVFHAGTARQGADIVTSGGRVLCVTGLGDSVKVAQKRAYDVIEGIRFDGMQYRRDIGFRALSRKA from the coding sequence ATGAACATTCTTGTCATCGGCTCTGGCGGCCGCGAACACGCGCTGGCCTGGAAAATTGCGCAATCCAAGCGCGTCGGCAAGGTCTTCGTCGCGCCGGGCAACCCCGGCACCGAACGCGAGGCCGGTCTGACCAATGTGCCCGTTACGGCAATTGCCGATCTGGTGGCTTTTGCCAAAAGCGAGAACGTGGCCCTCACGGTTGTGGGCCCCGAAGCCCCGCTGGCTGCAGGTGTCGTGGATGCTTTCCGCGCCGAGGGTCTGAAGATTTTCGGGCCGACCAAGGCCGCTGCCCAGCTCGAAAGCTCCAAGGATTTCGCCAAGGCCTTCATGGCTCGCCACGGCATCCCCACCGCCCAGTACCAGACCTTTGCCGATGCAGCGCAAGCCCATGCCTATGTGGCCCAGCGCGGTGCACCCATCGTCATCAAGGCCGATGGCCTCGCTGCCGGCAAGGGCGTGATCGTGGCCATGTCGCTCGACGAGGCCCACGCGGCTATCGATTTGATGCTGGTCGATAACAAGATGGGCGATGCCGGCGCGCGCGTGGTGATCGAGGATTTCCTCAAGGGCGAGGAAGCCAGCTTCATCGTGATGGTTGATGGCAAGAATGTGTTGCCGTTCGCCTCAAGCCAGGATCACAAACGCCTGCTGGATAACGATGCCGGCCCCAACACCGGAGGGATGGGCGCGTATTCGCCAGCCCCAGTCGTGACACCCGAAGTGCATGCCCGTGCCATGCGCGAGGTGATCCTGCCCACGGTGGCCGGCATGGCCAAGGACGGCATCCCGTACACCGGTTTCCTGTATGCGGGCCTGATGGTGGACGACGACGGCAGCGTCAATGTCGTCGAGTTCAACTGCCGCATGGGCGATCCGGAAACCCAACCGATCATGGCGCGGCTCAAGTCCGATATGGTGGGCTTGGTCGAACACGCAGTGAATGGCACGCTCGATCAGACCGAGGCCGAGTGGGACCGCCGCGTTGCCCTGGGTGTGGTACTCGCCGCCGCCGGCTACCCCGATGCCCCGCGCAAGGGCGATGTGATCCATGGCCTGCCGGCACAGCATGCCGACGATGCGCTGGTATTCCATGCCGGCACCGCCCGGCAGGGTGCGGATATCGTGACCAGCGGCGGGCGCGTGCTCTGCGTCACCGGCCTGGGCGATAGTGTGAAAGTCGCGCAGAAACGGGCCTATGATGTGATTGAGGGCATCCGGTTCGATGGCATGCAGTATCGCCGCGATATCGGCTTCCGCGCCTTGAGCCGCAAGGCGTAA